The following proteins come from a genomic window of Yinghuangia sp. ASG 101:
- a CDS encoding winged helix-turn-helix transcriptional regulator has translation MALGKDYAGQQCALARALELVGERWTLLVVRDVFYGVRRFSDFQAHLDIPRAVLTARLSVLVDAGVLLRRRYQDSPPRDEYDLTDTGRALWPAIFALTQWALEYVPSAAGAIREFAHLPCDRVVDRTGACPACRRIAPVEELEMRPGPGILGHTRTDPVTLALRRPHRLLEPLDLSAPTARA, from the coding sequence ATGGCACTCGGCAAGGACTACGCCGGTCAGCAGTGCGCTTTGGCCCGCGCCCTCGAACTCGTCGGCGAACGCTGGACGCTGCTCGTGGTGCGCGACGTCTTCTACGGAGTCCGGCGCTTCAGCGACTTCCAGGCCCACTTGGACATCCCGCGCGCCGTCCTCACCGCACGGCTGTCCGTGCTGGTCGACGCGGGCGTGCTGCTGCGCCGCCGCTACCAGGACTCCCCGCCGCGCGACGAGTACGACCTCACCGACACCGGGCGCGCCCTGTGGCCGGCGATCTTCGCCCTCACCCAGTGGGCGCTGGAGTACGTCCCCTCGGCGGCCGGCGCGATCCGCGAGTTCGCCCACCTGCCGTGCGACCGCGTCGTCGACCGGACCGGCGCGTGCCCCGCGTGCCGACGCATCGCCCCCGTCGAGGAACTGGAGATGCGGCCTGGGCCGGGCATCCTCGGACACACGCGCACCGACCCCGTCACCCTCGCGCTGCGCCGCCCGCACCGGCTGCTGGAGCCGCTCGACCTCTCCGCTCCCACCGCCCGCGCCTGA
- a CDS encoding DUF4192 domain-containing protein, translated as MSETFLTPMTGQTRVRVSSAAELIEAVPYLLGAEPTDSVVLLGIRRDEAGRVEPVLRLDLPAPERFVVAAHRLVALLTGSGAREMSLVLRVDTPPADGRPGFAFYRPLHDAVAEACRIRGVRLFESVCVERDRWWSYSCRDATCCPPEGIPLSTGRGSAVAAAAVTAGLPPPVPLAELSARVRPPEPAARQAVRQAFARIRTELDRRADDHTAHVGIRNETIALLQAARVRVKRGDSAMTYDAAARLVVGLGDVQARDQAMSWEDPDPAHLLDLWTALARRSLPPDSAAPLTLTAWTAWTGEQPAFARVAVNSALEADPTYPMAQLLHAAINSPLDPTTSRRRLFPHRKPPRPRDGTSCSAP; from the coding sequence ATGAGCGAAACCTTCCTCACCCCGATGACCGGCCAGACCCGTGTCCGTGTCTCCTCTGCCGCCGAACTCATCGAGGCGGTGCCCTACTTGCTCGGTGCGGAGCCGACCGACAGTGTGGTTCTCCTCGGCATCCGGCGCGACGAAGCCGGCCGCGTCGAGCCCGTGCTGCGCCTCGATCTCCCGGCCCCGGAGCGGTTCGTCGTCGCCGCCCACCGCCTCGTGGCCCTGCTGACCGGCAGCGGTGCCCGCGAGATGTCGCTGGTGCTCCGCGTCGATACGCCGCCCGCCGACGGAAGGCCCGGATTCGCCTTTTACCGGCCCTTACACGACGCGGTCGCCGAGGCATGCCGCATCCGCGGCGTCCGACTCTTCGAATCGGTGTGCGTGGAACGCGACCGGTGGTGGTCGTACTCGTGCCGGGACGCAACCTGCTGCCCCCCGGAGGGAATCCCGCTGTCCACGGGCCGGGGATCCGCCGTCGCGGCGGCGGCCGTCACCGCGGGGCTGCCACCGCCGGTCCCGCTCGCCGAACTCTCCGCGCGGGTCCGCCCTCCGGAACCGGCCGCGCGACAAGCCGTCCGCCAAGCCTTCGCACGGATCCGCACCGAACTCGACCGCCGTGCGGACGACCACACCGCGCACGTGGGGATCCGCAACGAGACCATCGCGCTCCTGCAGGCGGCGCGCGTGCGCGTCAAACGCGGTGACAGCGCCATGACGTACGACGCGGCGGCCCGGCTGGTCGTGGGTCTCGGCGACGTCCAGGCCCGCGACCAGGCGATGTCCTGGGAGGACCCCGATCCCGCACACCTGCTCGACCTGTGGACCGCACTCGCCCGCCGGTCCCTCCCGCCCGATTCCGCCGCCCCGCTGACCCTCACCGCCTGGACCGCGTGGACGGGTGAACAACCGGCGTTCGCCCGCGTCGCCGTCAACAGCGCCCTCGAAGCCGACCCCACCTACCCCATGGCCCAACTCCTCCACGCCGCGATCAACAGCCCCTTGGACCCCACGACCTCCCGCCGCCGCCTCTTCCCCCACCGCAAACCCCCACGCCCCCGAGACGGGACCTCGTGTTCCGCCCCGTGA
- a CDS encoding TerD family protein gives MTVRLGDRLQCPGYAVVGVETSGLSPHRHRIVEIAVALCDPDGRVTDFFTTLLNPDGPVGDFQAHGLFDDDVVDAPAFAAIAPWLVGLLRQRVVVAHNARFELGFLEREFQRRRHPSVPPLTMLCTMREAPEHVPEAPRFTLLACCEAAAVPVDSGYGAAAKAMGAARLLSYYITQGAGEARHWQQARTVAASLNWPRRKADPPRVYTRDDAHAARRAREEAEQARRRVAVSYLEKARAYGPPTGVGEGPDSYLAVLDAALEDRVITPEEAADLAELAVSLGISEAQRKDLDRLYVTTLAASMVAAGPVIDREERADLTRVAAQLGIPRIALDDIIAMARDTAADQTAGGTPVPGGSRILARGRALRPGQHVLFHGYLAVTRAELEQRLALARLELASGIHDRVDVLVVADPDESADRTYWARQRGIRVLIEPVFLALLADLERERGSAADAASRIAAAGALAHAGAAAHARTTSGFLLPRPGASGSAPVWTDDPTEDITRDESAPIAAPVPTTIPPPPPPSVTAALSTAPAPPDPTTGTAAPTPPPDGPARRNRQHRGLTPPPTAPAPGGARPVETPSPPPRAAVPVPDATGPSDGRPTDALPPPPPPPHAPGAEPAAGEGIEPPPPSALSHPSDPAAAPAPAEDGSTGPLAPPRPSPPPSAADTGTAGGAPAQAVSPPPTPPGDAPPAAAAPAASDAAQAPDVPPPPAEEPHALIRGQAVTIDRLGTFTGALRVEAAWWGPEAVDADVVVLVLDDDRRVGGDEDLVFYNQPVHPSGAVRLAGKLQDGQPGSDSVDIDVTRLPAGRVRVLVALALDAATGTAFAQVPVAIGIVDPVTRRRLADFRLTGGDETVMILTEVYRRGDSWRLRAVGQGYAEGLAALVTEHGVVVDE, from the coding sequence GTGACCGTGCGTCTGGGGGACCGCCTGCAGTGTCCGGGCTACGCCGTGGTGGGTGTGGAGACCTCCGGATTGTCGCCGCACCGCCACCGCATCGTCGAGATCGCCGTCGCGCTGTGCGATCCGGACGGCCGGGTGACGGACTTCTTCACGACGCTGCTCAACCCGGACGGGCCCGTCGGGGACTTCCAGGCACACGGCCTGTTCGACGACGACGTCGTGGACGCGCCCGCCTTCGCCGCCATCGCGCCGTGGCTGGTCGGGCTGCTCCGCCAGCGCGTGGTCGTCGCCCACAACGCCCGGTTCGAACTCGGCTTCCTCGAACGGGAGTTCCAACGCCGTCGGCATCCCTCGGTGCCGCCGCTGACCATGCTGTGCACGATGCGCGAGGCGCCCGAACACGTCCCGGAGGCCCCGAGGTTCACCCTCCTCGCGTGCTGCGAGGCCGCCGCGGTGCCGGTGGACTCCGGGTACGGAGCGGCGGCGAAGGCCATGGGCGCCGCCCGGCTGCTGTCGTACTACATCACCCAGGGGGCGGGGGAGGCCCGCCACTGGCAGCAGGCGCGGACCGTCGCGGCGTCGCTCAACTGGCCGCGCCGCAAGGCGGATCCACCGCGCGTCTACACGCGGGACGACGCCCACGCGGCCCGCCGCGCCCGGGAGGAGGCCGAGCAGGCGCGGCGCCGGGTGGCCGTGTCGTACCTGGAGAAGGCCCGCGCGTACGGCCCGCCCACCGGCGTCGGGGAGGGCCCCGACAGCTACCTCGCGGTCCTCGACGCGGCCCTGGAGGACCGCGTGATCACCCCCGAGGAGGCCGCCGACCTCGCCGAACTCGCCGTGTCGCTCGGCATTTCCGAGGCGCAGCGCAAGGACCTCGACCGGCTGTACGTGACGACCCTCGCGGCGTCGATGGTCGCCGCCGGGCCCGTCATCGACCGCGAGGAACGCGCCGACCTCACGCGCGTCGCGGCGCAACTCGGCATCCCGCGCATCGCGCTGGACGACATCATCGCGATGGCCCGCGACACCGCCGCCGACCAGACGGCGGGGGGTACGCCGGTCCCCGGCGGCTCGCGGATCCTCGCGCGCGGGCGGGCGCTGCGTCCCGGCCAGCATGTGCTCTTCCACGGCTATCTGGCCGTCACGCGGGCGGAGCTGGAGCAGCGGCTCGCCCTCGCGCGCCTCGAACTCGCCTCGGGCATCCACGACCGCGTGGACGTCCTGGTGGTCGCCGACCCGGACGAATCCGCCGACCGCACGTATTGGGCGCGGCAGCGCGGCATCCGCGTCCTCATCGAGCCGGTATTCCTGGCGCTCCTCGCGGACCTCGAACGCGAACGCGGTTCCGCCGCGGACGCCGCCTCCCGGATCGCCGCCGCCGGCGCGCTGGCCCACGCGGGCGCCGCGGCGCACGCGCGCACCACCAGTGGCTTCCTGCTCCCGAGGCCGGGCGCGTCCGGCTCGGCGCCCGTGTGGACCGACGACCCCACCGAGGACATCACGCGCGACGAGAGCGCCCCGATCGCCGCCCCCGTGCCGACCACCATCCCGCCGCCGCCCCCGCCGTCCGTCACGGCGGCCCTGAGCACCGCCCCGGCCCCGCCGGACCCCACGACCGGAACCGCGGCCCCCACGCCGCCCCCGGACGGCCCGGCCCGCCGCAACCGACAGCACCGCGGCCTCACCCCGCCGCCGACCGCGCCGGCTCCCGGCGGCGCCCGGCCCGTGGAGACACCCTCCCCGCCGCCTCGCGCGGCCGTCCCGGTCCCCGACGCCACCGGGCCCTCGGACGGCCGGCCGACGGACGCTCTTCCGCCGCCGCCGCCTCCGCCGCACGCGCCCGGCGCCGAACCGGCCGCGGGCGAGGGCATCGAGCCGCCTCCGCCGTCGGCGTTGTCGCACCCGTCCGACCCGGCCGCCGCGCCGGCGCCCGCCGAGGACGGGTCCACCGGCCCGCTCGCGCCGCCGCGCCCGTCCCCGCCGCCGTCCGCGGCCGATACCGGGACCGCCGGTGGTGCGCCCGCGCAAGCCGTCTCGCCGCCGCCGACCCCGCCGGGCGACGCGCCCCCGGCCGCCGCGGCCCCCGCCGCGTCCGACGCCGCGCAGGCCCCCGACGTACCGCCGCCTCCCGCCGAGGAGCCGCACGCGCTGATCCGGGGGCAGGCCGTCACCATCGACCGACTCGGCACCTTCACCGGCGCGCTCCGCGTCGAGGCCGCGTGGTGGGGCCCCGAGGCGGTCGACGCGGACGTCGTCGTGCTGGTCCTCGACGACGACCGCCGCGTGGGCGGCGACGAGGACCTGGTGTTCTACAACCAGCCCGTGCACCCCAGTGGCGCGGTCCGTCTCGCGGGCAAGCTGCAGGACGGTCAACCGGGGTCGGACTCGGTCGACATCGACGTCACACGCCTGCCCGCCGGCCGCGTGCGCGTCCTGGTCGCCCTCGCCCTCGATGCCGCGACGGGGACCGCGTTCGCCCAAGTCCCGGTCGCCATCGGTATCGTCGACCCCGTCACACGGCGCAGGCTCGCCGACTTCCGTCTCACGGGAGGGGACGAGACGGTGATGATCCTCACCGAGGTGTACCGTCGCGGTGACTCCTGGCGCTTGCGCGCGGTCGGGCAGGGGTACGCCGAGGGGCTCGCGGCCCTGGTGACCGAACACGGGGTGGTGGTCGACGAATGA
- a CDS encoding DUF2510 domain-containing protein, which translates to MTASIPPGWYDDPSAPGMERWWDGAQWTESSRPRSDSAPGVPPAPGMMADQMPGAFAGTGQTPYPPYGAYGHGPGPIGSGPGKPGNNRRNVIVGAVSLLVAAGLVAALVVLLGGGDDDKASTAGTLFDPTTGVSIPQIKGWDVPKRSGEPTHQRTGRIACEDEPSAGPSDDPSGYPSDDPSGSSSDDDCYLGEAEVITTSGSSLDGVVDALQKAVEDDDGDKLLNTETSERIKIGDTNAHVLVYKIEEEESVGGARRVYFIQAVVIDAVVDGDEYPVVMPRVYDLPNAPSRAVMATIRNGIAIGVPQPSASAS; encoded by the coding sequence GTGACTGCCTCGATACCTCCCGGCTGGTATGACGACCCTTCCGCACCCGGAATGGAACGCTGGTGGGACGGCGCGCAATGGACCGAGTCCTCGCGCCCGCGCTCCGACAGCGCGCCCGGCGTCCCGCCCGCCCCCGGCATGATGGCGGACCAGATGCCCGGCGCCTTCGCCGGGACGGGGCAGACGCCCTATCCGCCGTACGGTGCGTACGGCCACGGCCCGGGCCCTATCGGCAGCGGTCCGGGCAAACCGGGCAACAACCGTCGCAACGTGATCGTCGGTGCCGTGTCGCTGCTGGTGGCCGCCGGGCTCGTCGCCGCGCTGGTCGTGCTGCTCGGCGGAGGGGACGACGACAAGGCGTCGACGGCGGGCACGCTGTTCGACCCGACCACGGGTGTGTCCATCCCGCAGATCAAGGGCTGGGACGTGCCGAAGCGGTCCGGGGAGCCCACCCACCAGCGGACGGGCCGCATCGCGTGCGAGGACGAACCGTCCGCGGGCCCCTCCGACGACCCGTCGGGCTACCCGTCGGACGACCCCTCGGGCTCGTCGAGCGACGACGACTGCTACCTGGGCGAGGCCGAGGTCATCACCACCTCCGGCAGCTCGCTCGACGGGGTCGTCGACGCGCTCCAGAAGGCGGTCGAGGACGACGACGGCGACAAGCTGCTCAACACCGAGACGTCCGAGCGGATCAAGATCGGCGACACGAACGCCCACGTCCTCGTCTACAAGATCGAGGAGGAAGAGTCCGTCGGCGGCGCGAGGCGGGTGTACTTCATCCAGGCGGTGGTCATCGACGCGGTGGTCGACGGCGACGAGTACCCGGTCGTGATGCCCCGGGTGTACGACCTGCCCAACGCGCCGTCCCGCGCCGTGATGGCGACCATCAGGAACGGCATCGCGATCGGCGTTCCGCAGCCTTCGGCCAGCGCCTCCTGA
- a CDS encoding ribonuclease HII: MEGELRASGALVVAGVDEVGRGAWAGPVVVGAAVSAPAAPPSGLTDSKLLTAKRREELAPQLAAWATAHAFGAASPEEIDALGMTAALRLAAVRALEALPVRPDAVVLDGSHDFLGDPWRVRTVVKGDQVCVGVAAASVLAKVYRDRLMAELGADHPEFAFDDNAGYPSPVHQAALGEFGPTPYHRLSWAYLDNLPRWRHLKIVRSVLEDAGQTALDI, encoded by the coding sequence ATCGAGGGCGAACTGCGCGCTTCCGGCGCTCTGGTGGTCGCCGGTGTCGACGAGGTCGGGCGCGGCGCGTGGGCCGGTCCGGTCGTCGTCGGCGCGGCCGTGTCCGCACCCGCCGCGCCGCCGTCCGGCCTGACCGACTCGAAACTGCTCACCGCCAAGCGCCGCGAGGAGCTGGCCCCCCAACTCGCCGCGTGGGCGACGGCCCACGCGTTCGGCGCCGCGTCGCCCGAGGAGATCGACGCCCTCGGGATGACCGCCGCGCTGCGCCTCGCCGCGGTGCGCGCCCTCGAAGCGCTCCCTGTTCGGCCGGACGCCGTCGTGCTCGACGGCAGCCACGACTTCCTCGGCGACCCGTGGCGGGTGCGCACGGTCGTCAAGGGCGACCAGGTCTGCGTCGGCGTCGCCGCGGCATCGGTGCTGGCGAAGGTGTACCGCGATCGCCTCATGGCCGAACTCGGGGCGGATCACCCGGAGTTCGCCTTCGACGACAACGCCGGCTATCCGTCGCCGGTGCACCAGGCGGCGCTGGGCGAGTTCGGGCCGACGCCGTACCACCGGTTGTCGTGGGCGTATCTCGACAATCTGCCGCGCTGGCGCCACCTCAAGATCGTGCGCTCCGTCCTCGAGGACGCCGGGCAGACCGCGCTCGACATCTGA
- a CDS encoding RecQ family ATP-dependent DNA helicase, with protein sequence MDLASTPDPDDDASTPRDSAVPPGATSDLRAEADAVLRGLAGDAARLRADQWRAVEALVAEERRVLVVQRTGWGKSAVYFVATALLRARGAGPTVIVSPLLALMRNQIDSAARAGIRARTINSANIDDWDAVQAEIAEGGVDVLLVSPERLNNPDFRDTVLPKLAATCGMLVVDEAHCVSDWGHDFRPDYRRLRTLLGELPRGVPVLATTATANARVTADVAEQLGTGADASNALVLRGSLDRESLTLGVLRLPDAAHRLAWLDSHLGRLPGSGIIYTLTVAAADEITAYLKSRGHAVAAYSGRTDDAERRAAEADLLANRVKALVATSALGMGFDKGDLGFVVHVGAPQSPIAYYQQIGRAGRAVERADVLLLPGREDEAIWRYFASLGFPPEEQVRRTLDVLADAGRPLSTAALEPRVDLRRNRLELMLKVLDVDGAVRRVRGGWTATGQPWRYDTERYARVSRAREQEQQAMRDYVATPGCRLEFLRRQLDDAEAVPCGRCDSCAGPRHDDRVDPGALDAARAALGRPGVPLEPRRMWPTGMTDAGVPLKGKIPAGEQAETGRALGRLSDIGWGNRLRPLFAAGAQDGPVSDEVFGAVVDVLATWGWERRPAGVVTIPSRGHGALVGSLGARLAQVGRLPLLGSLAYAPGAEPGLGRSNSAQRLKALADAFVVPPELAAAVAGLDAPVLLVDDRADSGWTITVAARLLRRAGASGVLPLVLALEA encoded by the coding sequence ATGGACCTCGCCTCGACCCCTGACCCGGACGACGACGCCTCGACCCCGCGCGACTCGGCCGTGCCTCCCGGCGCTACCTCGGACCTGCGCGCCGAAGCGGACGCGGTGCTGCGCGGCCTCGCCGGTGACGCGGCGAGACTGCGCGCGGACCAGTGGCGGGCCGTCGAGGCGCTGGTGGCCGAGGAGCGCCGGGTCCTGGTCGTGCAGCGCACCGGATGGGGCAAGTCCGCGGTCTATTTCGTCGCGACGGCGCTGCTGCGGGCCCGGGGGGCGGGGCCGACCGTGATCGTCTCGCCGTTGCTGGCGCTCATGCGCAATCAGATCGATTCCGCGGCCCGGGCGGGCATCCGGGCCCGGACGATCAACTCGGCCAACATCGACGACTGGGACGCGGTCCAGGCCGAGATCGCCGAGGGCGGTGTCGACGTCCTCCTGGTCAGCCCCGAGCGGCTCAACAACCCCGACTTCCGCGATACCGTGCTGCCCAAGCTCGCCGCGACCTGCGGAATGCTCGTCGTGGACGAGGCCCACTGCGTCTCCGACTGGGGCCACGACTTCCGCCCCGACTACCGTCGGCTGCGCACGCTGCTCGGCGAGTTGCCGCGCGGTGTCCCGGTGTTGGCCACCACGGCGACCGCGAACGCCCGCGTGACCGCCGACGTGGCCGAGCAACTGGGCACCGGGGCGGACGCGAGCAACGCGCTCGTGCTCCGCGGGTCGCTCGACCGCGAGAGCCTCACGCTCGGTGTTCTGCGGCTCCCGGACGCCGCACACCGGTTGGCCTGGCTCGACTCGCATCTGGGCCGGCTCCCGGGCTCCGGCATCATCTACACGCTCACGGTCGCCGCCGCCGACGAGATCACCGCGTACCTGAAGTCGCGCGGCCACGCGGTCGCGGCCTACTCGGGTCGCACCGACGACGCCGAACGCCGGGCCGCCGAGGCGGACTTGCTGGCCAACCGCGTCAAGGCGCTGGTCGCCACATCCGCCCTGGGCATGGGCTTCGACAAGGGCGACCTGGGTTTCGTCGTGCACGTCGGCGCCCCGCAGTCGCCGATCGCCTACTACCAGCAGATCGGCCGCGCGGGGCGAGCCGTGGAGCGCGCCGACGTGCTGCTGCTGCCGGGCCGCGAGGACGAGGCGATCTGGCGCTACTTCGCGTCGCTGGGGTTCCCGCCGGAAGAACAGGTCCGCCGCACGCTCGACGTCCTCGCCGACGCCGGCCGGCCGCTGTCGACCGCGGCCCTGGAACCGCGCGTCGATCTGCGCCGCAACCGCCTGGAACTCATGCTCAAGGTGCTCGACGTCGACGGCGCCGTGCGGCGCGTACGCGGCGGGTGGACGGCCACCGGGCAGCCCTGGCGGTACGACACCGAGCGGTACGCGCGCGTCTCGCGGGCCCGGGAGCAGGAGCAGCAGGCGATGCGCGACTACGTCGCCACGCCGGGCTGCCGACTGGAGTTCCTGCGCCGCCAGTTGGACGACGCCGAGGCCGTCCCGTGCGGGCGCTGCGACTCCTGTGCCGGGCCGCGCCACGACGACCGCGTGGATCCGGGGGCACTCGACGCCGCGCGGGCCGCGTTGGGGCGGCCGGGCGTCCCGTTGGAACCGCGCCGCATGTGGCCGACCGGCATGACGGACGCGGGCGTTCCGCTCAAGGGCAAGATCCCGGCGGGTGAGCAGGCGGAGACCGGGCGGGCTCTCGGGCGGCTGTCCGACATCGGCTGGGGCAATCGCCTGCGGCCCCTGTTCGCCGCGGGCGCCCAGGACGGGCCGGTCTCCGACGAGGTGTTCGGCGCGGTCGTCGACGTGTTGGCGACGTGGGGGTGGGAGCGGCGGCCGGCGGGCGTCGTCACGATCCCGTCGCGCGGGCACGGTGCCCTCGTCGGCAGCCTCGGGGCCCGGCTCGCCCAGGTCGGCCGGCTCCCGCTGCTCGGCAGCCTCGCGTACGCGCCGGGTGCCGAGCCGGGCCTCGGGCGCAGCAACAGCGCGCAGCGGTTGAAGGCGCTCGCGGACGCCTTCGTCGTACCGCCGGAGTTGGCCGCGGCTGTGGCGGGTCTCGACGCGCCGGTGCTGCTGGTGGACGACCGGGCGGACAGCGGCTGGACGATCACGGTGGCCGCACGGCTGCTGCGGCGGGCGGGGGCGAGCGGCGTCCTGCCCCTGGTCCTGGCCCTCGAAGCCTGA
- a CDS encoding MFS transporter, which produces MPETSAASATTPPAAAPRPPTAPGNRETAAGPPARDRPPRPAATLAVVSAATLLALMTYTAPLAVLPDTVRHLHSGPTGPAWILSSISLGLSATQLTAGSLADALGRRRVFVAGAVGLAAASALTALAGSLAVFVVGRILQGVAGSALLAAGLGLVGHAFPTGPARVRATALVGATFGAGVAVGPLATAELTRVAGYASPYWAHAAAALLLAVAATVMPESRAAVRRGLDPLGALTLGGGIGTLTAALVEGRQGWGRPTVAVLLGSAALLLTGYAATALRGRDPMVDPRLLRNPVFRVSILGSLITGVGVIAVASYLPTLFQGLLDLTPLQAAALLAFWSGASVVVSLAAGRVSARVSARRQLALGLGVIGAGFLGLLTLSPGSSWGVVVPGLLVAGVGLGLLNAATTRLAVESVPPDRAGMGAGASNTARYTGSSLGGALVVAVVQSAPGGTPVDALAAGGERVLALGAALSLLGALAAVLVRDRAPRAHGGTRRTV; this is translated from the coding sequence ATGCCCGAGACATCCGCCGCGTCCGCCACGACGCCGCCCGCCGCCGCACCGCGCCCGCCCACCGCCCCGGGAAACCGGGAAACCGCCGCCGGGCCGCCGGCCCGCGACCGCCCTCCACGCCCGGCCGCCACCCTCGCCGTCGTCAGCGCCGCCACCCTGCTCGCCCTGATGACGTACACCGCGCCCCTCGCGGTGCTGCCCGACACCGTCCGCCACCTGCACAGCGGCCCCACGGGGCCGGCCTGGATCCTCAGCTCCATCAGCCTCGGGCTCTCCGCGACCCAGCTGACCGCGGGAAGCCTCGCCGACGCGCTCGGCCGCCGCCGTGTCTTCGTCGCCGGCGCCGTGGGCCTGGCCGCCGCCTCCGCCCTCACCGCACTCGCCGGGTCACTCGCCGTCTTCGTCGTCGGCCGGATCCTCCAGGGCGTCGCCGGCTCCGCACTCCTCGCCGCCGGACTCGGCCTCGTCGGACACGCGTTCCCCACCGGCCCCGCACGCGTCCGGGCCACCGCGCTGGTCGGTGCCACCTTCGGCGCGGGCGTGGCCGTCGGTCCCCTCGCCACCGCGGAACTCACGCGCGTCGCCGGGTACGCGTCCCCCTACTGGGCGCACGCCGCCGCCGCGCTCCTCCTCGCGGTCGCCGCGACCGTCATGCCCGAGTCACGCGCGGCCGTGCGCCGCGGCCTCGACCCGCTCGGCGCCCTCACCCTCGGGGGCGGCATCGGCACGCTGACCGCCGCCCTCGTCGAAGGCCGCCAGGGCTGGGGCCGCCCGACCGTGGCGGTGCTGCTCGGCTCCGCGGCCCTCCTCCTCACCGGGTACGCCGCGACCGCGCTGCGTGGCCGCGACCCGATGGTCGACCCGCGCCTGCTGCGCAACCCCGTCTTCCGGGTGTCCATCCTCGGATCGCTCATCACTGGCGTGGGCGTCATCGCGGTCGCGTCCTACCTGCCCACGCTGTTCCAGGGCCTCCTGGACCTCACGCCGCTCCAGGCGGCCGCGCTGCTCGCCTTCTGGTCCGGCGCCTCGGTCGTCGTGTCGCTCGCGGCCGGACGCGTGTCCGCCCGGGTCAGCGCCCGGCGGCAGCTGGCCCTCGGCCTGGGGGTGATCGGCGCCGGATTCCTCGGCCTGCTCACGCTGTCCCCCGGCTCCTCGTGGGGCGTCGTCGTCCCCGGCCTCCTGGTCGCGGGCGTCGGCCTGGGTTTGCTCAACGCCGCCACGACGCGCCTCGCGGTCGAGAGCGTGCCCCCGGACCGCGCCGGCATGGGCGCCGGGGCGTCGAACACCGCGCGTTACACCGGCTCCTCGCTGGGCGGCGCACTCGTCGTCGCCGTCGTGCAGTCCGCCCCCGGCGGCACGCCCGTCGACGCGCTCGCCGCGGGCGGCGAGCGGGTGCTCGCCCTCGGTGCCGCGCTGTCACTGCTCGGGGCTCTCGCGGCGGTGCTGGTCCGCGACCGGGCCCCGCGGGCCCACGGCGGGACGCGGCGCACTGTGTGA
- a CDS encoding outer membrane protein assembly factor BamB family protein: MGAGTKKWALLATAVAVFTAAGCGDDGGGGREARDDASALVEQWRTPAVAHQPKDVWLPPLWVSGDVVVGVGTEGITGYDAATGSVAWELPTPEGAGKPCAASPTVNGKGVGAVLFGADGGRGGGDPCSVLAVVDTASGKLLWSKDLTTDDRAYPSADVMPVSVGEETVTVELIEDGLHRFSLAGGELPVPEVTVGKQCKDFYVDWRHSAKYLVAVVDCPQLTGAENYIAAYDAADGKELWTQADFTDEDQPARVEILTDDPLTVSTQERLVSFGEGGKVLTDLPLDRPDGFLHLDPGDFTIRDSVLVTSYDAAANDYLGIDLTTGQELWKQEFDFAPHPLAPGSGPAGQLVALQDGVLKGKNAMREYLALWDARQGGEPSTAGMLPENAGSAQALATSADGSVLYVLAEPEDNKDALQIQAYRR; the protein is encoded by the coding sequence ATGGGCGCTGGCACAAAGAAGTGGGCCCTACTGGCCACGGCGGTCGCGGTGTTCACGGCCGCGGGCTGTGGGGATGACGGAGGCGGGGGCCGCGAGGCCCGTGATGACGCGTCCGCGTTGGTGGAGCAGTGGCGGACACCGGCCGTGGCTCACCAACCGAAGGACGTGTGGCTGCCGCCGCTGTGGGTCTCCGGTGACGTGGTCGTCGGCGTCGGCACCGAGGGAATCACCGGCTACGACGCCGCCACCGGCTCGGTGGCCTGGGAACTGCCCACTCCCGAGGGGGCCGGCAAACCGTGTGCCGCCTCGCCGACCGTCAATGGCAAGGGTGTCGGTGCCGTGTTGTTCGGTGCGGACGGTGGGCGCGGCGGCGGGGACCCCTGCTCGGTGCTGGCCGTGGTCGATACGGCGAGCGGCAAGCTGCTCTGGAGCAAGGACCTGACCACCGATGACCGCGCGTACCCGAGCGCCGACGTCATGCCCGTCAGCGTCGGCGAGGAGACGGTCACGGTCGAGCTGATCGAGGACGGCCTGCACCGCTTCTCGCTCGCGGGCGGGGAACTGCCCGTGCCCGAGGTGACGGTGGGCAAGCAGTGCAAGGACTTCTACGTCGACTGGCGGCACAGCGCGAAGTACCTCGTCGCCGTCGTCGACTGCCCCCAACTCACCGGCGCGGAGAACTACATCGCCGCCTACGATGCCGCCGATGGCAAAGAGCTGTGGACGCAGGCGGACTTCACCGACGAGGACCAGCCGGCTCGGGTCGAGATCCTCACCGACGACCCGCTGACGGTCTCGACGCAGGAGCGGCTGGTGTCGTTCGGCGAGGGCGGCAAGGTGCTGACCGACCTGCCGCTGGACCGACCCGACGGGTTTCTGCACCTCGACCCGGGTGACTTCACCATCCGCGACTCGGTGCTGGTCACCTCCTACGACGCTGCCGCCAACGACTACCTGGGAATCGATCTGACCACGGGACAGGAGTTGTGGAAGCAGGAGTTCGACTTTGCTCCCCACCCGCTGGCTCCCGGAAGCGGGCCGGCCGGGCAACTGGTCGCGCTCCAGGACGGCGTGCTCAAGGGGAAGAACGCCATGCGCGAGTACCTGGCGCTGTGGGACGCGCGGCAGGGCGGCGAGCCGTCCACCGCGGGCATGCTGCCCGAGAACGCGGGCTCCGCACAGGCGCTGGCCACCAGCGCCGACGGCAGCGTGCTGTACGTCCTCGCCGAGCCGGAGGACAACAAGGACGCGCTGCAGATCCAGGCGTACCGGCGGTAG